One window of the Mycobacterium xenopi genome contains the following:
- a CDS encoding enoyl-CoA hydratase/isomerase family protein gives MTNLTGLQTIEFELSDHVATVTLNRPDRLNSFNELMSRELTAAWQRVRDDEDIRVAVLRGNGERAFCTGLDVSEGTWWTDQPIFNQEDPGVVLGPKAHRVWKPVIAALHGMVAGGAMYFVNECDFAICSESATFFDPHVNSGAVSALEPMGMLALGVPYGEVMRWALMGSEERMSAQTALRIGLVTEIVPDNELRSRAAQLAAEIAARRPQGIQGTVRAMWEARDLPPSIAARHGLSYTHIGNPGDGRSDSRANKRPPRTR, from the coding sequence ATGACCAACCTGACCGGTCTGCAGACCATCGAGTTCGAGCTCTCCGATCACGTGGCGACCGTGACGCTTAATCGGCCCGACCGGTTGAACAGCTTCAACGAGTTGATGAGTCGTGAACTTACGGCGGCGTGGCAGCGGGTTCGCGACGACGAAGATATTCGTGTTGCTGTGCTGCGCGGAAACGGTGAGCGCGCGTTCTGCACCGGCCTCGACGTGTCCGAGGGCACCTGGTGGACCGACCAACCGATCTTCAACCAGGAAGACCCCGGTGTCGTGCTCGGGCCGAAGGCACACCGGGTGTGGAAGCCGGTCATCGCCGCGCTACACGGCATGGTGGCCGGTGGAGCGATGTATTTTGTCAATGAATGCGACTTCGCGATCTGCTCGGAGTCCGCGACGTTCTTCGACCCACATGTCAACTCCGGTGCCGTCTCGGCGCTGGAGCCGATGGGCATGCTCGCCCTTGGAGTGCCGTACGGAGAGGTGATGCGATGGGCTTTGATGGGCAGCGAGGAACGCATGTCCGCTCAGACTGCGCTGCGCATCGGCCTGGTTACCGAGATTGTCCCGGACAACGAACTACGCTCGCGTGCAGCCCAGTTGGCTGCCGAGATCGCCGCTCGCCGTCCCCAAGGCATCCAGGGAACCGTGCGCGCAATGTGGGAAGCGCGCGACCTGCCGCCGAGCATCGCGGCACGGCACGGCCTGTCCTACACCCACATTGGCAACCCCGGCGACGGGCGCAGCGACTCGCGGGCCAACAAAAGGCCACCGCGAACCCGATGA
- a CDS encoding Zn-ribbon domain-containing OB-fold protein, with amino-acid sequence MANATMDWLLQAALAPDADDELIRPLYEAAARRELRLPRCLGCDLPLELEQQVCDRCGCQQRCWAPVEPVGVVHSSTLMHRREPGLVRAEHPYPIVDVELASGHRIVMTTTAPCDSAPPIGAAVRVGYRHLGGVVIPAIDTWEDHA; translated from the coding sequence ATGGCGAACGCGACAATGGACTGGCTGCTCCAGGCGGCACTAGCCCCCGATGCCGACGACGAGCTGATCCGCCCGCTGTATGAGGCCGCGGCGCGTCGTGAACTCAGGCTGCCGCGCTGCCTCGGATGTGACCTACCGCTCGAGCTTGAGCAGCAGGTCTGTGACCGCTGCGGCTGCCAACAGCGGTGCTGGGCACCGGTGGAACCGGTCGGGGTCGTGCATTCATCGACCCTCATGCACCGCCGGGAACCAGGCCTCGTTCGCGCCGAGCACCCCTATCCGATCGTCGACGTCGAGCTCGCCAGCGGACATCGCATCGTGATGACCACCACCGCGCCCTGCGACAGTGCGCCGCCCATCGGCGCTGCGGTGCGCGTCGGCTACCGCCATCTCGGCGGTGTCGTGATTCCCGCCATCGACACTTGGGAGGACCACGCGTGA
- a CDS encoding aromatic-ring-hydroxylating dioxygenase subunit beta has protein sequence MTVDTQPESPVMRPLPDPEVLSFLYLEARLADEGRYSEWESLWADDDTVEYRVPMHPNDDPRTTLAYINDNGRRIKSRVAQLNTGNRHSQNPPSVMRRVLSNSEVVEQSENTVTVESNFALFEYRVRQRYWAGRVVHTVRRSENGLKLIRKIVHLIDASGPIDTLAFLI, from the coding sequence ATGACTGTTGACACCCAACCCGAAAGCCCGGTCATGCGGCCGCTGCCGGATCCCGAGGTCCTGTCGTTTTTGTATCTGGAGGCGCGGCTGGCCGACGAGGGTCGGTACTCGGAGTGGGAGTCGCTGTGGGCCGACGACGACACAGTCGAGTACCGGGTGCCGATGCACCCCAACGACGACCCACGTACCACCCTGGCCTACATCAACGACAACGGAAGGCGCATCAAAAGCCGCGTGGCGCAACTAAACACCGGCAACCGGCATTCCCAGAACCCACCGTCAGTGATGCGCCGGGTGCTCTCCAACAGCGAGGTCGTGGAACAGAGCGAGAACACCGTGACCGTCGAATCCAACTTTGCCCTCTTCGAATACCGTGTACGGCAACGATATTGGGCCGGTCGTGTCGTTCACACCGTCCGGCGATCAGAGAACGGGCTGAAGCTGATCCGCAAAATCGTGCACCTCATCGACGCAAGTGGACCCATCGACACTCTCGCATTTCTGATCTGA
- a CDS encoding class I adenylate-forming enzyme family protein, which yields MLVGDIATNNARRYPHKRALVEGDRVHTWSQVDDRARRLANFLTGRGLMPGDRVLVIARNCIEWPEISFGLAKAGLIAVPVNVRLAVDEVAHVRDDSGARAAIVHSDQLKKFIGELCEMAVVLGIDGRRTLGDTDLVTDYETALAHTWPAPRHFDISPDDLAVILYTSGTTGRPKGVMHTHRGLLYQAADTNLVTEANRSDVMLATTPFFTAGGMVRTVSWLYLGQTMVIHQKFDPQAVIDEIEHSRITFTTFIPTMLQRTLAILEEGPRRDMSSLRRISYGSAPVPPGLARRAMDLLGCDLQQRYGLTECGGQATILTPQDHRDIVNGKTSIATSCGQETPMCAIRIVDAEGNTLPAGQVGEIVIVSPANAIGYWNRPEQTAETFRPDGLRTGDLGYLDDENYLHITGRKTDMIISGGFNVYPAEIERVIGRHDGVDMVAVVGVPDPEWGETPVAMVVPKRHVTDRDRLTSELSSLCRAELAGYKQPRRFEYCDELPLGPAGKILKREIVNQVIQVANSVERMSVTSRRSEEAR from the coding sequence ATGCTCGTCGGAGACATCGCCACCAACAACGCCCGCCGCTATCCGCACAAACGCGCGCTCGTCGAGGGCGACCGGGTGCACACCTGGTCGCAAGTCGATGATCGCGCTCGGCGATTGGCGAACTTCTTGACCGGCCGCGGATTAATGCCGGGGGACCGGGTGCTGGTTATCGCCCGCAATTGCATTGAGTGGCCAGAGATCTCGTTCGGCCTGGCAAAGGCGGGACTCATCGCGGTTCCGGTCAACGTCCGCCTAGCAGTCGACGAGGTCGCCCATGTCCGCGACGACTCCGGCGCTCGAGCGGCGATCGTCCATTCCGACCAGTTGAAGAAGTTCATCGGCGAGCTTTGCGAGATGGCCGTAGTGCTCGGCATCGACGGACGCCGGACGCTCGGCGACACCGACTTGGTCACCGACTACGAGACGGCGCTGGCGCACACGTGGCCTGCCCCGCGACACTTCGACATCTCGCCTGACGATCTCGCGGTCATCCTCTACACCAGCGGTACTACCGGGCGGCCCAAGGGGGTAATGCACACGCACCGCGGGTTGCTGTACCAGGCGGCCGACACCAACCTGGTCACCGAGGCCAACCGCTCTGACGTGATGTTGGCAACCACACCATTTTTCACAGCCGGCGGCATGGTCCGCACAGTGTCATGGCTGTATCTCGGCCAAACGATGGTCATCCACCAGAAGTTCGATCCGCAGGCGGTGATCGACGAAATCGAGCACAGCAGAATCACTTTCACCACATTCATCCCCACGATGTTGCAGCGCACGCTGGCTATCCTCGAAGAGGGTCCGCGGCGCGACATGTCGAGCCTGCGCCGCATCTCCTACGGTTCTGCCCCAGTGCCACCGGGTCTGGCGCGCCGGGCGATGGACTTGCTCGGCTGCGACCTGCAGCAACGCTACGGACTCACCGAGTGTGGCGGACAGGCCACCATCCTGACCCCCCAGGACCACCGTGACATCGTTAACGGCAAAACCTCGATCGCGACGTCGTGTGGCCAGGAGACGCCGATGTGTGCGATCCGCATCGTCGACGCCGAGGGCAATACCCTGCCGGCGGGCCAGGTTGGCGAGATCGTCATAGTCAGTCCCGCCAATGCGATCGGCTACTGGAACCGCCCCGAACAGACCGCCGAAACGTTCCGGCCGGACGGGCTGCGCACCGGCGACCTCGGCTACCTCGACGACGAGAACTACCTACACATCACCGGCCGTAAGACCGACATGATCATCTCGGGCGGTTTCAACGTCTATCCCGCCGAAATCGAACGAGTCATCGGCCGCCATGACGGGGTCGACATGGTGGCCGTGGTCGGCGTTCCCGACCCCGAGTGGGGCGAGACCCCGGTAGCCATGGTCGTGCCTAAACGCCATGTGACCGATCGGGATCGGCTGACTTCCGAATTGTCGTCGCTGTGTCGAGCCGAATTGGCCGGTTACAAACAGCCCCGGCGCTTCGAATACTGCGATGAACTTCCCCTCGGCCCAGCGGGCAAGATACTCAAACGTGAGATCGTTAACCAGGTGATACAGGTGGCTAACTCGGTTGAGAGGATGTCGGTGACATCCCGACGTAGCGAGGAGGCCAGATGA
- a CDS encoding CaiB/BaiF CoA transferase family protein, which translates to MTRTPNPAQAPLSGLTVVSLEQAVAAPYATRQLADLGARVIKVERPDGGDFARGYDRSVNGESSYFVWLNRGKESLTLDLKHTEGQRILHRLLTSADVLVQNLGPGAAARMGLDAATVARRYPRLIVCDITGYGTTGPWCGRKAYDLLVQAEAGLLSVTGNGDQVARTGISIADIAAGMFAYSGILMALLVRTTTGRVAPVSVSLFEALAEWMGQPAYYAHYGGTPPLRTGARHATIAPYGPFTTGDGGTVLLAVQNEREWQRLCGQVLGLPGLLTDSRFATNSDRVANRDLVEEEIQAATATMTADELAGRLETAGIAYGHLTGVESLWSHPVLLGRDRWGQILTPGGTIGAMLPPTLLGGIEPVLGNVPALGAHSHAILQELGCSDDAIHALAADGVITLG; encoded by the coding sequence TTGACGCGCACACCCAACCCCGCCCAAGCTCCACTGTCCGGTCTCACCGTCGTCAGCCTGGAACAGGCCGTCGCCGCGCCCTATGCGACAAGGCAGCTGGCCGATCTCGGTGCCCGCGTGATCAAGGTGGAACGTCCCGACGGGGGTGACTTCGCCCGCGGATACGACCGCAGCGTAAACGGTGAGTCCAGTTACTTCGTCTGGCTGAACCGCGGTAAAGAATCACTGACGCTCGATTTGAAACATACGGAGGGCCAACGGATCCTGCACCGATTACTCACGTCGGCAGATGTGCTGGTGCAAAACCTGGGACCGGGAGCCGCCGCGCGGATGGGCCTGGATGCCGCGACGGTCGCGCGCCGCTATCCGCGGCTGATCGTCTGCGACATCACCGGCTACGGAACAACCGGACCTTGGTGCGGCCGCAAGGCTTACGACCTGCTGGTGCAGGCCGAGGCCGGCCTCTTGTCGGTGACGGGAAACGGTGACCAGGTCGCCCGCACCGGGATCTCGATCGCGGATATCGCCGCTGGCATGTTCGCCTACTCGGGCATTTTGATGGCCTTGCTCGTGCGTACCACCACCGGTCGCGTCGCTCCAGTCTCGGTCTCACTGTTCGAAGCACTCGCGGAATGGATGGGCCAGCCCGCCTACTACGCCCATTACGGCGGCACGCCGCCACTGCGCACCGGGGCCCGCCATGCGACAATCGCGCCGTACGGCCCTTTCACCACCGGCGATGGGGGCACAGTATTACTCGCTGTTCAAAATGAGCGGGAATGGCAGCGGCTGTGCGGGCAAGTACTTGGCCTGCCCGGTCTACTCACGGATTCGCGCTTTGCGACAAACTCCGACCGCGTAGCGAATCGCGACTTGGTCGAGGAAGAGATCCAGGCCGCGACCGCAACGATGACCGCCGACGAACTTGCCGGGCGCCTCGAGACAGCGGGCATCGCATACGGACACCTGACCGGTGTCGAAAGCCTCTGGTCGCATCCGGTGCTGCTCGGACGGGACCGCTGGGGGCAGATCCTCACACCGGGCGGCACCATCGGAGCGATGCTGCCGCCAACGTTGCTCGGCGGAATCGAGCCCGTGCTTGGCAACGTCCCCGCCCTGGGCGCGCACAGTCACGCGATCTTGCAAGAGCTGGGCTGCAGCGATGACGCCATTCACGCGCTCGCCGCAGACGGGGTGATCACGCTCGGATGA
- a CDS encoding nuclear transport factor 2 family protein encodes MADRNEVEQEFRHYYMTGPVMENWVGWANLFTDDAEYFDHYYGTFTGPEEIARYLEGTMGASPMVYTVLKWYVIDGNRVVYECLNRADNPEPAAPPIDFPSFQIVDYAGGGKWSREEDIWVMGEMKAFAKRYRAAERLFPQTLEDKLSRNDWGNWVEWARPQPGHQARPSWYAKADFSPFHGLGDIDFGVRSH; translated from the coding sequence ATGGCCGATCGCAACGAAGTCGAGCAGGAATTTCGGCACTACTACATGACCGGACCGGTCATGGAGAACTGGGTCGGTTGGGCCAATCTCTTTACTGACGACGCTGAGTATTTCGACCACTATTACGGCACTTTCACTGGTCCTGAGGAGATAGCCCGCTACCTTGAAGGTACGATGGGGGCCTCTCCGATGGTGTACACCGTGTTGAAGTGGTACGTCATCGACGGCAACCGGGTAGTGTACGAGTGCCTCAACCGTGCCGACAATCCCGAACCGGCTGCACCCCCAATTGATTTCCCGTCGTTTCAGATCGTCGACTACGCCGGTGGTGGAAAGTGGAGCCGAGAGGAAGACATTTGGGTGATGGGGGAGATGAAGGCATTCGCGAAACGCTACCGCGCTGCCGAGCGCTTGTTTCCACAGACGCTAGAGGACAAGCTCAGCCGCAATGACTGGGGAAACTGGGTCGAATGGGCTCGGCCTCAACCAGGGCACCAGGCCCGACCGTCGTGGTATGCGAAAGCGGATTTCTCGCCGTTTCACGGCCTCGGGGACATCGATTTTGGTGTGCGTTCACACTGA
- a CDS encoding aromatic ring-hydroxylating oxygenase subunit alpha: MTTLDTAAAVDDFDVTTVVQTDRVHGSVYTSPEIFAREMDTIFKTGWVYVAHESEISEPGDYLTRMIGRDPVVVVRGKDGVVRVLLNRCTHRANKLCNAEKGTANSFRCPYHGWTFSNTGVLQGVPMREAYGGTFQQMRSELGLVQAPRVDSYGGFIFASLAPGNISLSEHLGRATTAIDRLLNLSPTHSIDLRGNWMKHLHHANWKMVVENNVDGYHALFTHASVYDAIRPAKVSHVPSKVDVVVRDMGNGHSEIDYSNEYRKLNEEFVWYGRIPREKLAEYVEALERTYGPSQAHDALVVGPPHTLIWPNLFLAEMNVMFVEPQAVNRTIAYTTAVLMPGQDKLNERTLRRSEGAMGPAGFLIADDGEIGMRNQAGLAAELPEWLVLSRGMDTDIEDETGIVNSDKSAETPQRGFYAQWAAVVGGKV; the protein is encoded by the coding sequence GTGACGACTTTGGACACTGCCGCCGCGGTCGACGATTTCGACGTCACCACGGTGGTGCAGACCGATCGTGTGCACGGATCGGTGTACACCTCGCCGGAGATTTTTGCTCGCGAGATGGACACTATCTTCAAGACAGGCTGGGTCTATGTGGCCCACGAGAGCGAGATCAGCGAGCCCGGCGACTATCTGACCCGCATGATTGGCCGTGACCCCGTCGTGGTGGTCCGCGGCAAGGACGGCGTCGTACGCGTGCTGCTTAACCGCTGCACACATCGCGCGAACAAGCTGTGCAACGCGGAGAAGGGCACTGCCAACTCGTTCCGCTGCCCGTATCATGGCTGGACGTTCAGCAATACTGGTGTACTGCAGGGTGTTCCGATGCGTGAAGCCTATGGTGGCACATTCCAGCAGATGCGCTCCGAGCTAGGGTTGGTCCAGGCTCCGCGTGTCGACAGCTACGGCGGCTTTATTTTCGCATCCCTTGCACCAGGGAACATTTCACTTTCTGAACATCTTGGTAGGGCAACGACTGCCATCGACCGTCTGCTGAACCTGTCCCCCACCCACTCGATCGACCTGCGGGGAAACTGGATGAAGCACCTCCACCACGCCAACTGGAAGATGGTGGTAGAGAACAACGTAGACGGCTATCACGCGCTATTCACCCACGCGTCGGTCTACGATGCGATCCGGCCGGCGAAGGTATCGCATGTGCCGAGCAAGGTCGACGTGGTAGTCCGCGACATGGGCAACGGGCATTCCGAGATCGACTACAGCAACGAATACCGCAAGCTCAACGAGGAATTCGTTTGGTACGGGCGGATTCCGCGCGAGAAGCTGGCCGAATACGTTGAGGCGCTGGAGCGCACCTACGGTCCCTCGCAGGCACACGATGCGCTGGTTGTCGGCCCACCGCACACGCTGATCTGGCCCAATCTGTTCCTGGCAGAGATGAACGTGATGTTCGTCGAGCCGCAGGCAGTGAACCGCACCATCGCTTATACCACCGCGGTGCTGATGCCCGGGCAGGACAAGCTCAACGAGCGCACGCTGCGGCGTTCCGAAGGCGCGATGGGGCCTGCGGGGTTTCTCATCGCCGACGACGGCGAGATCGGCATGCGCAACCAAGCCGGGCTGGCCGCCGAACTACCGGAGTGGCTGGTGCTCTCGCGCGGCATGGACACCGACATCGAGGACGAGACCGGGATCGTCAACTCAGACAAGAGCGCCGAAACGCCGCAACGCGGTTTCTATGCCCAATGGGCAGCGGTCGTCGGCGGAAAGGTGTGA
- a CDS encoding flavin reductase family protein encodes MDVDTQAANAVLAGLRPYPVAVTSVDDGFANGLICLSAGSASIVPELPRATVSLTKYNRTHDMLVNSGAFAMHMLSAGEGEIDKSLEILMTLGGSSGRDGDKISKLRTKPGVTGAPILLDAHSYVECRITGSLDNDENTIFVGDVIAAEVFSSAHRLRIGEAWAKLPDEWIEQYEANHEPQLQNARELRAAAARSA; translated from the coding sequence ATGGACGTCGATACTCAGGCGGCTAACGCTGTGCTGGCCGGGTTGCGGCCGTATCCGGTGGCGGTTACCAGCGTCGACGACGGATTCGCAAACGGCCTGATCTGCCTGTCGGCCGGTTCGGCGAGCATCGTGCCGGAGTTGCCGCGTGCCACCGTAAGCCTGACCAAGTACAACCGGACCCACGACATGCTGGTCAACTCCGGTGCCTTCGCCATGCACATGCTCTCTGCCGGCGAGGGTGAGATCGACAAGTCGCTGGAGATTCTGATGACCCTCGGCGGAAGCTCGGGTCGCGACGGTGACAAGATCTCGAAGTTGCGTACCAAGCCGGGGGTGACCGGCGCCCCGATCCTGCTTGACGCCCACAGTTACGTGGAGTGCCGGATCACCGGGTCGCTGGACAACGACGAGAACACCATCTTCGTCGGGGACGTGATCGCCGCAGAAGTGTTCAGCAGTGCCCACCGGCTGCGGATCGGTGAGGCCTGGGCCAAGCTGCCGGATGAATGGATCGAGCAGTACGAAGCCAACCACGAGCCGCAGTTACAGAACGCGCGTGAACTGCGGGCGGCAGCCGCGCGATCGGCGTGA
- a CDS encoding IS110 family transposase, whose amino-acid sequence MSDQIPETIYVGLDRAAAIHAVCVVSAVGKVLAQFTIEHSAHGIASLISRLAKYGDPADNHVGIERPNGRLVDLLLDAGHPVIPVSPNAIKTWREGEVVSGAKSDAGDALVIAEYLRLRHHRLHPVTPHSAQTKALRTVVRTRDDIVEMRVAATNQLSSLLEAHWPRATKIFADVESPISLTFLRRYPTAAAAAHLGERRLAAFLTKHGYSGRRPATELVTRLRRAPAGATDPTLTAAIHDAVLALVTVLDALNTATKQLDRSVAHLEEHPDAEVFTSLPRSGQINAAQVLAEWGDSRAAYDSPDAVAALAGVTPVTKESGKQHAVHFRWACNQRFRRATTTFADNSRHFSPWAAHIYNQARARGHDHPHAVRILARAWIRVIYRCWHNHQPYDPNLHGGTQRLTNAA is encoded by the coding sequence GTGTCGGATCAGATCCCTGAAACCATCTATGTAGGTTTGGACCGGGCCGCCGCCATCCACGCGGTGTGCGTGGTGTCTGCGGTTGGTAAAGTACTGGCGCAGTTCACTATTGAACACAGCGCCCACGGCATTGCATCGCTGATCAGTCGGCTCGCCAAGTACGGCGATCCCGCCGATAATCATGTCGGGATCGAACGCCCGAACGGCCGCTTGGTCGACCTGCTGCTCGACGCCGGCCATCCAGTAATCCCAGTGTCGCCCAACGCGATCAAGACCTGGCGGGAAGGCGAGGTTGTTTCGGGTGCCAAGTCCGACGCCGGTGATGCACTCGTGATCGCCGAGTACCTGCGACTGCGCCACCACCGACTCCACCCGGTCACGCCCCACTCGGCCCAGACCAAAGCGCTGCGCACCGTGGTCCGTACCCGCGACGACATCGTCGAGATGCGGGTAGCTGCCACCAACCAACTCAGCTCCTTGCTCGAGGCCCACTGGCCCAGAGCAACGAAAATCTTCGCCGATGTGGAATCGCCTATCAGTCTGACGTTCTTGCGCCGGTACCCGACCGCAGCCGCGGCCGCTCACCTCGGTGAAAGACGCTTGGCCGCATTCTTGACCAAGCACGGCTACTCCGGTCGCCGCCCCGCCACCGAGCTTGTTACCCGGCTGCGCCGTGCCCCTGCTGGCGCCACTGACCCGACACTGACCGCAGCCATCCACGATGCTGTGCTCGCCCTGGTCACCGTGCTCGACGCGCTCAACACAGCCACCAAACAACTCGACCGGTCCGTCGCCCACCTCGAGGAGCACCCGGACGCCGAGGTCTTCACGTCGCTGCCAAGGTCGGGTCAGATCAACGCCGCCCAGGTACTCGCCGAGTGGGGCGACTCTCGGGCAGCCTACGACTCGCCCGACGCGGTCGCCGCCCTGGCCGGCGTCACCCCGGTCACCAAAGAGTCCGGAAAACAACACGCCGTGCACTTCCGCTGGGCGTGCAACCAACGCTTCCGCAGAGCCACCACCACATTCGCTGACAACAGTCGACATTTCAGCCCCTGGGCCGCACACATCTACAACCAAGCCCGCGCCCGCGGCCACGACCATCCCCATGCCGTCCGCATCCTCGCCCGCGCCTGGATCCGCGTGATCTACCGCTGCTGGCACAACCACCAGCCCTATGACCCCAACCTCCACGGCGGAACCCAAAGACTGACCAACGCAGCCTGA
- a CDS encoding aldehyde dehydrogenase, with protein MREAATEQLVEFQLLVGGQQVGAARGATYDSIDPYTGKPWARVPDGDATDIDRAVTAAREALDGQWGRLTATARGKLLWRLGEILSREAENLAGLEVRDGGKLVREMVGQMRSLPDYYFYYAGLADKLQGTVVPTDKPNYFVYTRHEPVGVVGAITPWNSPLLLLTWKVAAGLAAGCTFVVKPSEHTPTSTLAFAKLFAEAGFPPGVINVVTGWGPETGAALASHPGVDKIAFTGSTATGIEVGKAAIANMTRLTLELGGKSAQVVFDDADLDAAANGVVAGVFAATGQTCLAGSRLLVHERVATALVDKVVARATTIKLGDPKDPTTEMGPVSNALQYEKVLSHFASAREQGANIVCGGEPEDRLGGFFVKPTVLTGVNPSMRAVTEEIFGPVLAVMTFADEDEAIAKANATEFGLAGSVWTKDVHRAHRVAAKLRAGTVWINAYRAVAPHVPFGGMGFSGMGRENGIEAVKDFTETKAVWVELSGATRDPFTLG; from the coding sequence ATGAGGGAAGCGGCAACCGAGCAACTAGTCGAATTCCAGTTGCTGGTCGGTGGCCAGCAGGTAGGCGCGGCACGCGGCGCCACGTACGACAGCATCGACCCGTACACCGGAAAACCGTGGGCCCGGGTACCCGACGGCGACGCGACCGACATCGACCGTGCGGTGACGGCAGCGCGGGAGGCCCTCGACGGACAATGGGGCCGACTCACCGCGACCGCCCGCGGCAAGCTGCTGTGGCGGCTTGGCGAGATTCTCTCGCGCGAGGCCGAGAACCTAGCCGGACTTGAGGTTCGCGACGGCGGGAAGCTGGTGCGTGAAATGGTCGGCCAGATGCGTTCTTTGCCGGACTACTACTTCTATTACGCCGGGCTGGCCGACAAACTGCAGGGCACGGTCGTGCCGACCGACAAGCCGAACTATTTCGTCTACACCCGCCACGAGCCGGTCGGTGTGGTGGGCGCGATCACGCCGTGGAATTCGCCGCTGCTGCTGTTGACGTGGAAGGTGGCAGCGGGCCTCGCCGCGGGTTGCACGTTCGTTGTCAAGCCCAGCGAGCACACCCCCACCTCGACCCTGGCGTTCGCGAAGCTGTTCGCCGAAGCGGGCTTTCCGCCCGGCGTGATCAACGTGGTGACCGGGTGGGGCCCGGAAACCGGGGCAGCGCTGGCCTCGCATCCGGGCGTCGACAAAATCGCGTTCACGGGGTCGACCGCCACCGGCATCGAGGTCGGCAAGGCCGCCATTGCGAACATGACCCGGCTCACCCTCGAACTCGGCGGCAAATCGGCACAAGTCGTCTTCGACGACGCCGACTTGGACGCCGCCGCCAACGGTGTGGTCGCCGGGGTGTTCGCCGCCACTGGACAGACTTGCTTGGCGGGTTCGCGTCTGCTGGTGCATGAGAGGGTCGCTACGGCGCTGGTGGACAAGGTCGTTGCCCGCGCCACCACGATCAAGCTGGGCGATCCCAAGGATCCGACGACCGAGATGGGTCCGGTCTCAAACGCTTTACAGTACGAAAAAGTGTTGTCGCACTTCGCATCCGCCCGCGAGCAGGGAGCTAACATTGTGTGTGGCGGCGAACCCGAAGACAGGCTCGGTGGATTCTTCGTCAAGCCTACCGTCCTGACCGGGGTCAACCCGTCGATGCGCGCAGTTACCGAGGAGATCTTTGGCCCGGTGCTGGCAGTCATGACTTTCGCCGATGAAGACGAAGCCATCGCCAAAGCCAACGCCACCGAGTTCGGGCTGGCCGGCTCGGTGTGGACCAAAGACGTGCACCGCGCTCATCGCGTGGCCGCAAAACTGCGTGCCGGCACCGTCTGGATAAACGCCTATCGTGCTGTGGCACCGCACGTTCCGTTCGGTGGCATGGGTTTCAGTGGAATGGGCCGGGAGAACGGCATCGAGGCTGTCAAGGATTTCACCGAGACCAAGGCGGTGTGGGTGGAGCTGTCCGGGGCAACCCGAGACCCCTTCACGCTGGGATGA